A genome region from Streptomyces sp. NBC_01296 includes the following:
- a CDS encoding DUF2752 domain-containing protein gives MSGENQRVNDASRSPFAVPGPGPAPPVPPAPAPPQSRARRLARPALTLASAALAFAYVGAVDPNEPGHYPVCPLFRLTGILCPGCGGLRSAHAFAHGDLITAFGANALAVVGYFAFAGFMVLWLVRAFRGGPAPRFALRGPYWWAIGVLALVFVVVRNLPFGSALAP, from the coding sequence ATGAGCGGAGAGAATCAGCGGGTGAACGACGCCTCACGCAGCCCTTTCGCGGTGCCCGGGCCCGGGCCCGCGCCGCCCGTGCCGCCCGCGCCCGCGCCGCCGCAGAGCCGCGCGCGGCGGCTGGCCAGGCCGGCGCTCACACTGGCCTCGGCGGCCCTGGCCTTTGCGTACGTGGGGGCCGTGGATCCCAATGAACCCGGCCACTATCCGGTCTGCCCGCTCTTTCGGCTGACCGGAATTCTGTGCCCCGGATGCGGCGGGCTGCGCAGTGCGCACGCGTTCGCCCACGGCGATCTGATCACCGCTTTCGGGGCGAATGCCCTGGCCGTCGTCGGCTACTTCGCCTTCGCCGGCTTCATGGTCCTGTGGCTGGTTCGCGCCTTTCGCGGCGGCCCGGCCCCGCGCTTCGCCCTGCGGGGGCCGTACTGGTGGGCCATCGGGGTGCTGGCGCTGGTTTTCGTGGTGGTCCGAAATCTGCCGTTCGGATCCGCCCTGGCCCCCTGA
- the trpM gene encoding tryptophan biosynthesis modulator TrpM, translated as MAHDRPSVRTRPGRGPAGVPTAHAPLARGCRPRGCRAPARRVHGRRVRYVIGSEPGQVNGMRWRPTDAL; from the coding sequence ATGGCCCACGACCGCCCCTCCGTCCGCACCCGACCGGGCCGCGGCCCGGCCGGCGTGCCGACGGCGCACGCGCCCCTGGCGCGCGGCTGCCGCCCCCGCGGCTGCCGTGCCCCGGCCCGGCGGGTGCACGGGCGGCGGGTCAGGTACGTGATCGGCTCCGAGCCCGGTCAGGTCAACGGCATGCGATGGCGCCCCACAGACGCGCTGTGA
- the trpB gene encoding tryptophan synthase subunit beta, with protein sequence MSSSSFFVPDPEGHVPNAEGYFGDFGGKFIPEALVAAVDEVAVEYEKAKDDPAFAAELNDLMVNYTGRPSALTEVPRFAEHAGGARIFLKREDLNHTGSHKINNVLGQALLTKRMGKTRVIAETGAGQHGVATATACALFGLECTVYMGEIDTQRQALNVARMRMLGAEVIAVKSGSRTLKDAINEAFRDWVANVDRTHYLFGTVAGPHPFPAMVRDFHRVIGVEARRQILERAGRLPDAVAACVGGGSNAIGLFHAFIPDAGVRLVGFEPAGHGVETGEHAATLTAGEPGILHGSRSYVLQDEEGQITEPYSISAGLDYPGIGPEHSYLKDSGRGEYRAVTDDAAMQALRLLSRTEGIIPAIESAHALAGALDLGKELGKDGLIVVNLSGRGDKDMDTAARYFGLYDAEQRNATENTEGESK encoded by the coding sequence ATGTCCAGCAGCTCGTTCTTCGTTCCGGACCCGGAGGGTCACGTCCCCAACGCCGAGGGCTACTTCGGCGACTTCGGCGGCAAGTTCATCCCGGAGGCGCTCGTCGCCGCCGTGGACGAGGTCGCCGTCGAGTACGAGAAGGCCAAGGACGACCCGGCCTTCGCGGCCGAGCTCAACGACCTGATGGTCAACTACACCGGCCGGCCCAGCGCCCTCACCGAGGTGCCGCGGTTCGCCGAGCACGCCGGGGGCGCCCGGATCTTCCTCAAGCGCGAGGACCTCAACCACACCGGCTCGCACAAGATCAACAACGTGCTGGGCCAGGCGCTGCTCACCAAGCGCATGGGCAAGACCCGCGTCATCGCCGAGACCGGAGCCGGCCAGCACGGCGTCGCCACCGCCACCGCCTGCGCGCTCTTCGGCCTCGAGTGCACCGTCTACATGGGCGAGATCGACACCCAGCGCCAGGCCCTGAACGTGGCCCGGATGCGGATGCTGGGCGCCGAGGTCATCGCCGTGAAGTCCGGCTCCCGGACCCTCAAGGACGCCATCAACGAGGCGTTCCGCGACTGGGTCGCCAATGTGGACCGCACCCACTACCTCTTCGGCACGGTCGCCGGTCCGCACCCCTTCCCGGCCATGGTCCGCGACTTCCACCGGGTCATCGGCGTCGAGGCCCGCCGCCAGATCCTGGAGCGCGCCGGCCGGCTGCCCGACGCCGTCGCGGCCTGCGTCGGCGGCGGCTCGAACGCCATCGGCCTCTTCCACGCCTTCATCCCGGACGCCGGCGTCCGCCTGGTCGGCTTCGAGCCCGCCGGACACGGAGTCGAGACCGGCGAGCACGCGGCCACGCTGACCGCGGGCGAGCCGGGCATCCTGCACGGCTCCCGCTCGTACGTCCTCCAGGACGAGGAGGGCCAGATCACCGAGCCGTACTCGATCTCGGCCGGTCTGGACTACCCGGGCATCGGCCCGGAGCACTCGTACCTCAAGGACAGCGGCCGCGGCGAGTACCGCGCGGTCACCGACGACGCCGCGATGCAGGCCCTGCGCCTGCTCTCCCGCACCGAGGGCATCATCCCGGCCATCGAGTCGGCGCACGCGCTCGCGGGCGCCCTCGACCTGGGCAAGGAGCTCGGCAAGGACGGGCTGATCGTGGTCAACCTGTCCGGCCGCGGCGACAAGGACATGGACACGGCAGCCCGCTACTTCGGGCTGTACGACGCAGAGCAGCGGAACGCGACCGAAAACACCGAGGGGGAGTCCAAGTGA
- the trpC gene encoding indole-3-glycerol phosphate synthase TrpC, translating to MSVLDEIIEGVREDLAERQARVSLDELKERAAKAPQAKDGVAALRGDSVKVICEVKRSSPSKGALAAIADPAGLAADYEAGGAAVISVLTEQRRFGGSLADLEAVRARVDIPILRKDFIVTAYQLWEARAYGADLVLLIVAALEQEALVSLIERAESIGLTPLVEVHDEDEVERAVAAGAKIIGVNARNLKDLKVDRSTFERVVGEIPAHIVKVAESGIRGPHDLIAYANEGADAVLVGESLVTGRDPKSAVADLVAAGAHPALRHGRS from the coding sequence GTGAGTGTGCTCGACGAGATCATCGAAGGGGTCCGCGAAGACCTTGCCGAACGGCAGGCCCGCGTGAGCCTCGACGAGCTCAAGGAGCGTGCCGCCAAGGCGCCCCAGGCCAAGGACGGCGTCGCTGCCCTGCGCGGCGACAGCGTCAAGGTGATCTGCGAGGTCAAGCGCTCCAGCCCCTCCAAGGGCGCGCTGGCCGCGATCGCGGATCCCGCCGGACTCGCCGCCGACTACGAGGCGGGCGGTGCGGCGGTCATCTCCGTCCTCACCGAGCAGCGCCGTTTCGGCGGCTCGCTGGCCGACCTGGAGGCCGTCCGCGCGCGCGTGGACATCCCGATCCTGCGCAAGGACTTCATCGTCACGGCGTACCAGCTGTGGGAGGCCCGCGCCTACGGCGCCGACCTCGTGCTGCTGATCGTCGCGGCCCTGGAACAGGAGGCCCTCGTCTCCCTCATCGAGCGGGCCGAGTCCATCGGGCTCACCCCGCTCGTGGAGGTCCACGACGAGGACGAGGTCGAGCGCGCGGTTGCGGCCGGCGCCAAGATCATCGGCGTCAATGCCCGCAACCTCAAGGACCTCAAGGTCGACCGCTCCACGTTCGAGCGCGTCGTCGGCGAGATCCCGGCCCACATCGTCAAGGTTGCCGAGTCCGGCATCCGCGGGCCGCACGACCTGATCGCCTACGCCAACGAGGGCGCCGACGCCGTCCTCGTCGGGGAGTCCCTGGTCACCGGCCGCGACCCGAAGTCGGCCGTGGCCGACCTCGTCGCCGCCGGCGCCCACCCCGCCCTGCGCCACGGACGGAGCTGA
- a CDS encoding HGxxPAAW family protein: MAGTNHGHTPAAWTGVTIAFIGFCISGAFMVIANPLGFWAGLVVVALGGVVGLAMKAAGMGAPKAAHEDLAVVIAANKAAAKV; encoded by the coding sequence ATGGCGGGCACGAACCACGGACACACCCCGGCCGCCTGGACCGGTGTCACCATCGCCTTCATCGGTTTCTGCATCTCCGGCGCGTTCATGGTGATCGCGAACCCGCTCGGGTTCTGGGCCGGTCTCGTCGTCGTCGCGCTCGGCGGTGTGGTGGGCCTGGCGATGAAGGCCGCGGGCATGGGCGCGCCGAAGGCCGCCCACGAGGACCTGGCCGTGGTCATCGCCGCCAACAAGGCTGCCGCCAAGGTCTGA
- the trpA gene encoding tryptophan synthase subunit alpha, translating to MSTGNIQLLSDTLAKAKSEDRAALVAYLPAGFPTVDGGIEAVKAVIAGGADVVEVGLPHSDPVLDGAVIQTADDIALRGGVKIADVLRTVREAHAATGAPVLVMTYWNPIDRYGVERFAAELAAAGGAGCILPDLPVQESALWREHADKHGLATVFVVAPSSKDERLATITAAGSGFVYAASLMGVTGTRESVGNEAQELVRRTRATTELPVCVGLGVSNAVQAKQVASFADGVIVGSAFVKLLLDAPDLPAGLAAVRALAGELAEGVRRS from the coding sequence GTGAGCACGGGGAACATCCAGCTGCTGAGCGACACCCTCGCGAAGGCCAAGTCCGAGGACCGTGCGGCCCTCGTCGCCTACCTCCCGGCCGGGTTCCCGACCGTCGACGGCGGGATCGAGGCCGTCAAGGCCGTCATCGCGGGCGGCGCGGACGTGGTCGAGGTCGGCCTCCCGCACAGCGACCCGGTCCTGGACGGCGCGGTCATCCAGACCGCCGACGACATCGCCCTGCGCGGCGGCGTCAAGATCGCCGACGTCCTGCGCACCGTGCGCGAGGCGCACGCGGCGACCGGGGCCCCGGTCCTGGTGATGACGTACTGGAACCCGATCGACCGCTACGGCGTGGAGCGGTTCGCCGCCGAGCTGGCCGCGGCGGGCGGCGCGGGCTGCATCCTGCCCGACCTGCCGGTCCAGGAGTCCGCGCTGTGGCGTGAGCACGCCGACAAGCACGGTCTGGCGACCGTCTTCGTCGTCGCTCCGAGCAGCAAGGACGAGCGCCTGGCGACCATCACGGCCGCCGGTTCCGGTTTCGTCTACGCCGCCTCGCTGATGGGTGTCACCGGCACCCGCGAGTCGGTCGGCAACGAGGCCCAGGAGCTGGTCCGGCGTACGCGCGCCACCACCGAGCTGCCCGTCTGCGTCGGCCTGGGCGTCTCCAACGCCGTACAGGCCAAGCAGGTCGCGAGCTTCGCCGACGGGGTCATCGTCGGCTCGGCGTTCGTGAAGCTGCTGCTGGACGCGCCGGACCTGCCGGCCGGGCTGGCCGCCGTACGGGCGCTGGCGGGCGAGCTCGCGGAAGGCGTGCGCAGGAGCTGA